From a single Paraburkholderia sp. FT54 genomic region:
- a CDS encoding MFS transporter has protein sequence MLMHHAEPTTGDVSTTQTDVRAFAWVVFALTVGLLLSDYMSRQVLNAVFPLLKATWNLSDTQLGSLSSVVALMVGVLTLPLSVLADRWGRVKSIVLMAAMWSLATLGCAISTNYGEMLLARAFVGIGEAAYGSVGIAVVLSIFPARLRSTLTGTFMAGGAFGSVLGMALGGAVAVHLGWRSAFGAMAAMGIVLVIVYRFVVTEKRLAPLQWASVSRQTEGLGARMTFRVLMHGLFSTKSVVCAYVGSGIHLLVPAAVWAWMPSFLNRYYGMATGRAATTAAVFVLVTGLGMVVCGSLADRLSKNVRERKWSTAIAFCLACFTLLAIGFRMPAGPLQLVVIGAGMFFSAGASGPSGAMVANLTPPSIHASAFATLTLANNLLGLAPAAVLTGVIADRIGLLGALQLVQFAPLIAAIAFLIGKRSYAGDLERLNALREKASR, from the coding sequence ATGCTCATGCATCATGCTGAGCCCACGACGGGTGATGTTTCGACAACACAAACGGACGTGCGCGCGTTTGCGTGGGTGGTGTTCGCGTTGACGGTTGGGTTGCTGCTGTCCGACTACATGTCGCGACAGGTATTGAACGCAGTGTTTCCGTTGCTCAAGGCCACATGGAACCTTTCCGACACGCAGTTGGGTTCACTTAGCAGTGTGGTCGCGCTGATGGTTGGCGTGCTCACGCTTCCGTTGTCGGTACTCGCCGACCGCTGGGGCCGCGTGAAGAGTATCGTTCTGATGGCGGCGATGTGGAGTCTCGCAACGCTGGGCTGCGCGATTTCGACGAACTACGGCGAGATGCTGCTTGCGCGTGCCTTCGTCGGTATCGGCGAAGCTGCGTATGGCAGTGTTGGAATCGCAGTCGTCCTGAGCATTTTTCCGGCGCGGCTGCGCTCCACGCTCACCGGGACCTTCATGGCGGGCGGGGCGTTTGGCTCAGTATTGGGCATGGCCCTCGGCGGTGCGGTCGCGGTTCACCTGGGGTGGCGATCGGCGTTCGGCGCGATGGCGGCAATGGGGATCGTGCTAGTTATCGTCTACCGGTTTGTTGTTACCGAAAAGCGGCTTGCGCCGCTGCAGTGGGCAAGCGTGAGCAGGCAGACGGAAGGGCTCGGCGCGCGCATGACCTTCCGTGTGCTGATGCACGGGCTCTTCTCGACGAAGTCCGTTGTGTGTGCCTATGTGGGCAGCGGCATCCATCTGCTCGTTCCCGCCGCTGTCTGGGCGTGGATGCCGAGCTTCCTGAATCGTTACTACGGCATGGCCACCGGCCGGGCCGCAACGACCGCGGCGGTGTTTGTGCTGGTGACGGGCCTTGGCATGGTGGTGTGCGGAAGCCTCGCCGACCGGCTCAGCAAGAATGTGCGAGAAAGAAAGTGGAGTACCGCAATCGCGTTCTGCCTGGCGTGCTTCACACTGCTCGCGATTGGCTTTCGCATGCCCGCGGGTCCATTGCAACTGGTTGTGATCGGTGCCGGGATGTTCTTCAGCGCGGGCGCGAGCGGTCCCTCGGGTGCGATGGTGGCAAACCTCACTCCGCCGTCGATTCACGCATCGGCTTTTGCGACCCTGACGCTCGCGAACAACCTTCTGGGTCTGGCACCCGCCGCAGTACTCACGGGCGTTATCGCCGACCGGATCGGACTGCTTGGCGCATTGCAACTCGTTCAGTTTGCGCCTCTCATCGCGGCGATCGCATTCCTGATCGGCAAGCGGAGCTACGCGGGAGACCTGGAGCGCCTGAACGCCTTGCGTGAAAAGGCCTCGCGTTGA
- a CDS encoding 1-aminocyclopropane-1-carboxylate deaminase: protein MNLQRFPRYPLTFGPTPIQPLKRLSDHLGGKVHLYAKREDCNSGFAFGGNKTRKLEYLIPEALAQGCDTLVSIGGIQSNQTRQVAAVAAHLGMKCVLVQENWVNYSDAVYDRVGNIQMSRILGADVRLVADGFDIGFRKSWEDALESVRAAGGKPYAIPAGCSDHPLGGLGFVGFAQEVRRQEAELGFKFDYVVVCSVTGSTQAGMVVGFAADGRAERVIGIDASAKPAQTREQITRIAKQTAEQVGLGRDITSKDVVLDERFGGPEYGLPNDGTLEAIRLCARLEGVLTDPVYEGKSMHGMIEMVRNGEFPEGSRVLYAHLGGVPALNGYSFIFRNG, encoded by the coding sequence ATGAACCTGCAACGTTTCCCTCGTTACCCGCTGACCTTTGGGCCGACGCCGATCCAGCCGCTCAAGCGCCTGAGCGACCACCTCGGCGGCAAAGTGCATCTGTATGCGAAGCGCGAAGACTGCAACAGCGGCTTTGCCTTCGGCGGCAACAAGACGCGCAAGCTCGAATATCTGATCCCCGAAGCGCTCGCGCAGGGCTGCGACACACTCGTGTCGATCGGCGGCATCCAGTCGAACCAGACGCGCCAGGTGGCGGCCGTGGCGGCGCATCTGGGTATGAAGTGCGTGCTGGTGCAGGAGAACTGGGTCAACTATTCAGACGCCGTCTACGACCGGGTCGGCAACATCCAGATGTCGCGCATTCTCGGCGCCGACGTGCGCCTCGTGGCCGACGGCTTCGACATCGGCTTTCGCAAGAGCTGGGAAGATGCATTGGAAAGCGTGCGGGCGGCCGGCGGCAAGCCGTATGCGATTCCGGCGGGCTGCTCCGACCATCCGCTCGGCGGACTCGGTTTCGTCGGCTTCGCGCAGGAGGTTCGGCGGCAAGAAGCGGAATTGGGCTTCAAGTTCGACTACGTCGTGGTGTGTTCCGTGACGGGCAGCACGCAGGCCGGCATGGTGGTGGGTTTCGCCGCCGACGGCCGGGCCGAGCGTGTGATCGGTATCGACGCTTCGGCGAAGCCCGCGCAGACGCGCGAGCAGATCACCCGCATCGCGAAGCAAACCGCGGAACAGGTCGGGCTTGGGCGCGATATCACCAGCAAGGACGTGGTGCTCGACGAGCGCTTCGGAGGCCCGGAATACGGCTTGCCGAATGACGGCACGCTGGAGGCGATCCGCTTGTGCGCGCGCCTCGAGGGCGTACTGACCGACCCCGTCTACGAGGGCAAATCCATGCACGGCATGATCGAGATGGTGCGCAATGGCGAATTCCCCGAAGGCTCGCGCGTGCTGTACGCGCACCTCGGCGGCGTGCCGGCGTTGAACGGTTACAGCTTTATTTTCCGCAACGGCTAA
- a CDS encoding Lrp/AsnC ligand binding domain-containing protein: MSATKIRKALTSTVAAAIDPADPLQALDRIDRAILRQLQTDASISNVALAAKVKLSAPACLRRVERLKESGLIRAVVALIDPKAAGAGMLVIIGVVLDRSTPESFAEFEKAAQKVAGCMECHVVTGEFDYFMTIRTRDSDSFNRLHAEQLLYLPGVRQIRSFMVLKEILSTTRFPL; encoded by the coding sequence ATGAGCGCAACAAAAATTCGCAAGGCTCTGACATCGACGGTTGCCGCAGCCATAGACCCGGCTGATCCGTTGCAGGCGCTCGACCGCATCGACCGCGCGATCCTGCGGCAGCTGCAAACCGATGCGTCGATCTCGAACGTCGCGCTCGCGGCGAAGGTGAAGCTGAGCGCGCCGGCGTGTTTGCGGCGCGTGGAGCGGCTGAAGGAGTCCGGGCTGATCCGCGCGGTCGTCGCGCTGATCGACCCGAAGGCGGCAGGGGCCGGGATGCTGGTGATCATTGGCGTGGTGCTGGATCGCTCCACGCCGGAGTCGTTCGCCGAGTTCGAGAAAGCGGCGCAGAAGGTGGCCGGCTGCATGGAGTGCCACGTCGTGACCGGCGAATTCGACTATTTCATGACGATCCGCACGCGCGACAGCGACAGCTTCAATCGCCTGCACGCGGAGCAGTTGCTCTATCTGCCAGGCGTGCGGCAAATCCGCTCGTTCATGGTGCTCAAGGAAATCCTCTCGACCACCAGATTTCCGCTGTAA
- a CDS encoding 3-keto-5-aminohexanoate cleavage protein, whose amino-acid sequence MQFLDDSLHPENQDKVVITTAPYGPEWMPEDFPEDIPVTMEEQIQKAVDCYNAGATVLHLHVRELDGKGSKRLSKFNELIAGVRAAVPDMIIQVGGSISFAPEDDGQAAKWLSDDTRHMLADLDPKPDQVTVAINTTQMNIMELLYPEYLEGTSLSNPAFMAAYSEMTVPAGPAWVEEHLRRLQASGIQPHFQLTGIHALETLERLVRKGVYKGPLNLTWIGIGGGFDGPNPFNFFNFVHRAPDGCTLTAESLLKNVLPFNMMAMAMGLHPRCGIEDTIIDQHGNRMSSVQQIEQCVRVARELGREIATGKEAREIYRIGVQYETADETLAANGMAPNRQTGVRNLPLRAA is encoded by the coding sequence ATGCAGTTTCTCGACGATTCGCTACACCCTGAGAATCAGGACAAGGTCGTTATCACCACGGCGCCGTACGGCCCGGAATGGATGCCGGAGGACTTCCCCGAAGACATTCCGGTGACGATGGAAGAGCAGATCCAGAAGGCCGTCGACTGCTATAACGCCGGCGCGACTGTGCTGCACCTGCACGTGCGCGAACTGGACGGCAAGGGTTCGAAGCGCCTGTCGAAGTTCAACGAACTGATCGCGGGCGTGCGCGCCGCTGTGCCCGATATGATCATCCAGGTCGGCGGCTCGATCTCGTTTGCACCGGAAGACGACGGCCAGGCCGCAAAGTGGCTGTCCGACGACACGCGTCACATGCTGGCCGATCTCGACCCGAAGCCCGATCAGGTGACGGTCGCGATCAACACCACGCAGATGAACATCATGGAGTTGCTCTATCCGGAGTACCTGGAAGGCACCTCGCTGTCCAATCCTGCGTTCATGGCTGCGTACAGCGAAATGACCGTGCCCGCGGGGCCGGCGTGGGTCGAGGAACACCTGCGCCGCCTGCAGGCCTCGGGCATTCAGCCACATTTCCAGCTGACGGGCATCCACGCGCTCGAGACGCTTGAGCGACTCGTGCGCAAGGGCGTCTACAAGGGACCGCTGAACCTGACGTGGATCGGCATCGGCGGCGGCTTTGACGGCCCGAACCCGTTCAACTTCTTCAACTTCGTGCATCGTGCGCCGGATGGTTGCACACTCACTGCGGAGTCGCTGCTCAAGAACGTGCTGCCGTTCAACATGATGGCGATGGCCATGGGCTTGCATCCGCGCTGCGGCATCGAGGACACGATCATCGACCAGCACGGCAACCGCATGAGCTCGGTGCAGCAGATCGAACAGTGTGTGCGCGTGGCCCGCGAACTGGGCCGCGAGATCGCCACCGGTAAGGAAGCGCGCGAGATCTACCGCATTGGCGTGCAGTACGAGACAGCTGACGAGACGCTCGCCGCCAACGGCATGGCGCCGAACCGCCAGACGGGCGTCAGGAATCTGCCGCTGCGCGCGGCGTGA
- a CDS encoding LysR family transcriptional regulator encodes MQLDDMRIFVATVDAHNFTAAANRLSLSKQFVSRRVMALEETLGVQLLIRNTRKLAVTDLGQDFYERAKRILGEVEDAEQAMSLRRAGPRGLLRVSAPMSFGMAHLSPLVAMFLREHGDVRFEMELSDRTVDVVGEGFDMAIRIGALPDSTLIAQKLVDIRMVACCSPGYLRRRGAPKVPGDLERHACLLYGHGGAVSWEFVVDGVTKGVEVHGPLRANNGELVRDAAVAGLGIIRLPDFIVADALKSGQLVPVLEAFLPTATSVYAVYPQHRQSSLTIRTFVEFLREHLRKRLA; translated from the coding sequence ATGCAACTCGATGACATGCGAATCTTCGTCGCCACGGTCGACGCGCACAACTTCACGGCGGCGGCCAACCGGCTGTCGCTGTCGAAGCAGTTCGTCAGCCGACGGGTGATGGCGCTGGAAGAAACGCTCGGCGTGCAATTGCTGATCCGCAATACGCGCAAGCTGGCGGTGACCGATCTCGGCCAGGATTTTTACGAGCGCGCCAAACGGATCCTCGGCGAAGTGGAGGACGCCGAGCAGGCCATGTCGCTGCGCCGGGCCGGGCCGCGCGGGCTGTTACGCGTCAGCGCGCCGATGTCGTTCGGCATGGCGCATCTGTCGCCGCTCGTGGCGATGTTTCTGCGCGAGCACGGCGACGTTCGCTTCGAGATGGAATTGAGCGACCGCACCGTCGACGTGGTCGGCGAGGGCTTCGACATGGCGATCCGGATCGGCGCCTTGCCGGATTCCACGCTGATCGCGCAGAAGCTCGTGGATATCCGGATGGTGGCGTGCTGCAGTCCCGGTTATTTGCGGCGGCGTGGCGCGCCGAAGGTGCCCGGCGATCTGGAACGCCATGCATGCCTGTTATATGGCCACGGCGGCGCCGTGAGCTGGGAGTTTGTCGTCGACGGCGTGACGAAGGGCGTCGAGGTTCACGGTCCGTTGCGCGCCAACAATGGCGAACTGGTGCGCGACGCGGCCGTCGCGGGTCTGGGAATCATTCGGCTTCCTGATTTTATCGTCGCCGATGCGCTCAAAAGCGGTCAGCTCGTGCCGGTGCTCGAAGCTTTCCTGCCCACCGCAACGAGTGTCTACGCGGTTTATCCGCAGCACCGGCAAAGCTCCCTCACGATTCGGACGTTCGTGGAATTCCTGAGGGAGCACCTGAGGAAGCGTCTGGCTTAG
- a CDS encoding AraC family transcriptional regulator, with protein sequence METMLRSVAMSGYFDVTRRLGLNPNELLQQVGIDATALANPDARVPAAACCRLLELTAEKASCPTLALHMAETRQKFGTGVVTLLLAHKRTLREVLLAAAEYRHLLNEALAVYVEKTGETVTIREELVVEPGTPTKQAIELAVGVLARHSSALLGDHWKPRAVHFAHHGPADPTFHRRFFGCTLQFGSDFNGFVCAAADLDYPNPAADPELVRYAESLVAPLNATGADSTALEVRKAIYLLLPLEQATVELVARHLRLSVRTMQRQLESTDTSFSTLVEEVRRELAVRYMSNPRYPVGRVAALLGYSQQGSFTKWFTSQFRMTPRDWRNSQSK encoded by the coding sequence ATGGAAACGATGCTGCGGTCGGTAGCAATGAGCGGCTATTTCGATGTGACGCGGCGACTCGGACTGAACCCGAACGAGCTCTTGCAGCAGGTCGGGATCGATGCCACGGCGCTTGCGAATCCCGACGCTCGTGTTCCGGCCGCCGCTTGCTGCCGGCTACTGGAACTCACGGCGGAAAAGGCGTCATGCCCGACTTTGGCACTGCACATGGCTGAAACCCGGCAGAAATTCGGGACCGGCGTGGTCACTCTCCTGCTCGCGCACAAACGCACGCTGCGCGAGGTGTTGCTGGCCGCAGCCGAATACCGACATCTGCTCAATGAAGCCCTGGCCGTCTACGTCGAGAAAACGGGCGAAACGGTCACCATTCGCGAAGAGCTCGTGGTTGAACCGGGCACCCCAACGAAGCAGGCGATCGAGCTTGCGGTCGGTGTCCTCGCGCGCCACTCCAGCGCTCTGCTCGGCGATCACTGGAAGCCGCGCGCCGTGCATTTCGCTCATCACGGGCCTGCTGACCCGACGTTTCATCGACGGTTCTTCGGCTGTACGCTGCAGTTCGGGAGCGACTTCAACGGCTTCGTGTGCGCGGCCGCCGATCTCGACTATCCCAATCCGGCCGCCGATCCAGAACTGGTGCGATATGCCGAAAGCCTCGTCGCCCCGCTGAACGCAACGGGTGCCGATTCAACCGCGCTGGAAGTACGTAAGGCGATTTACCTGCTGCTGCCCCTCGAACAGGCCACGGTCGAACTGGTTGCGCGCCACTTGCGTCTGAGCGTACGCACCATGCAGCGCCAGCTTGAATCGACTGATACCAGTTTCTCGACGCTGGTTGAGGAAGTCAGGCGCGAACTTGCTGTGCGCTATATGAGCAACCCGCGCTATCCTGTCGGCCGCGTCGCGGCGTTGCTGGGCTACTCGCAACAGGGATCGTTCACGAAGTGGTTCACCTCGCAATTTCGCATGACGCCGCGCGACTGGCGAAACAGCCAGTCGAAATGA
- a CDS encoding TauD/TfdA family dioxygenase — protein sequence MQVEQLTCAIGAELVGVNLADAIHDDGLFSEVRAALLKHRVLFLRDQDITRAEHVAFARRFGELEDHPVAGSDPDHPGLVRIYKTPDQPNDRYENAWHADATWREAPQFGAVLRCIECPPVGGDTMWANMVLAYENLPGHIKTQIADLRARHSIEASFGAAMPMDKRLALKAQFPDAEHPVVRTHPETDEKVLFVSAFTTHFTNFHTPERVRFGQDANPGAGELLRYLISQAYIPEYQVRWRWQKNSIALWDNRSTQHYAVMDYPPCHRKMERAGIIGDKPY from the coding sequence ATGCAAGTCGAACAATTGACGTGCGCGATCGGCGCCGAACTCGTCGGAGTGAATCTCGCCGATGCCATCCACGATGATGGCCTGTTCTCCGAGGTTCGCGCGGCGCTGTTGAAACATCGCGTGCTGTTCCTGCGCGACCAGGACATCACGCGCGCCGAGCACGTGGCGTTTGCGCGCCGCTTCGGCGAACTGGAAGATCATCCCGTCGCGGGCAGCGATCCGGATCATCCCGGTCTCGTGCGCATCTACAAGACGCCGGACCAGCCCAACGACCGGTACGAAAACGCGTGGCACGCGGATGCCACCTGGCGCGAGGCGCCGCAGTTCGGTGCTGTCCTGCGCTGCATAGAGTGTCCGCCCGTCGGCGGCGACACGATGTGGGCGAATATGGTCCTCGCCTACGAGAACCTGCCAGGCCACATCAAGACTCAGATAGCAGACCTGCGTGCCCGCCACAGCATCGAGGCGAGCTTCGGTGCCGCGATGCCGATGGATAAACGCCTCGCGCTGAAGGCCCAGTTTCCGGATGCGGAGCACCCCGTCGTGCGCACGCACCCCGAGACGGACGAGAAGGTGCTGTTCGTGAGCGCATTCACCACCCATTTCACCAACTTTCACACGCCGGAACGGGTGCGCTTCGGGCAGGACGCGAATCCGGGCGCGGGCGAACTGCTGCGCTATCTCATCAGCCAGGCCTACATCCCCGAGTACCAGGTGCGCTGGCGCTGGCAGAAGAACAGCATTGCGCTCTGGGACAACCGCAGCACTCAGCACTACGCGGTGATGGACTACCCGCCGTGCCACCGCAAGATGGAACGGGCCGGAATTATCGGCGACAAGCCCTACTGA
- a CDS encoding YSC84-related protein — protein MQRRNFLIKVTTATAAGGLLVAGCSMTTGSGKSPETDASKRQAIDASVDGTLSRLFATVTGSRELASKAQGILVFPDVKKAAFIAGAAYGEGALRTGGTTAGYYSTAAASFGFQAGAQSTAVIFMFMTRDALDSFRNAAGWSVGSDVAVSIVKVGANGTIDTTSASSQVVALVLTNTGLMADASVNGAKVTRLNL, from the coding sequence ATGCAAAGACGCAACTTTCTGATAAAAGTAACAACTGCCACTGCCGCTGGTGGGCTGTTGGTCGCGGGCTGTAGCATGACGACAGGGAGCGGCAAGAGCCCGGAAACCGATGCCTCGAAGCGCCAGGCGATCGACGCGAGTGTTGATGGCACATTGTCCCGACTCTTCGCGACGGTAACGGGTTCACGCGAACTCGCGTCGAAGGCCCAAGGCATTCTGGTGTTCCCGGATGTGAAGAAGGCGGCTTTCATTGCTGGGGCGGCGTATGGCGAAGGCGCATTGCGTACCGGGGGCACTACGGCCGGGTACTACAGCACCGCGGCTGCTTCATTTGGATTCCAGGCAGGTGCTCAGTCGACGGCAGTCATTTTCATGTTCATGACGCGCGACGCGCTCGATTCGTTCCGCAACGCGGCTGGGTGGTCGGTTGGCAGCGACGTCGCGGTGTCGATCGTGAAAGTCGGCGCGAACGGCACTATCGATACGACATCCGCCTCCTCGCAGGTCGTGGCCCTTGTGTTGACCAATACCGGTTTGATGGCGGACGCTTCGGTCAACGGCGCGAAGGTGACACGGCTCAATCTGTGA
- a CDS encoding quinone oxidoreductase translates to MAKAVRFHETGGPEVLRYEDVKVGNPAPGQVRLRHEAVGLNFADTYFRNGLYPVPLPAGMGVEAAGVVEAVGPAVTNVAVGDRVTYTGFVNTLGAYSTERLIPAAPLIKLPDAISCETAAGMTMRGLTASYLMRRIHDFKAGDTILLHAAAGGVGLIVSQWAKLLGLTVIGTVSTEAKAEVARAHGCDHIVYYNRENVAKRVRELTDGVGADVVFDSVGKDTFEASLDSLKRRGLMVCVGTASGPIPPVNPQILAIKGSLYLTRPALADYIADPAEKLELAGEIFGHVAAGRIKIELNQRYALADAAQAHRDLESRKTTGSSVFVI, encoded by the coding sequence ATGGCAAAAGCAGTGCGCTTCCATGAAACCGGTGGTCCCGAAGTGTTGCGCTACGAGGACGTTAAAGTGGGCAACCCCGCCCCCGGACAGGTCCGTCTGCGCCATGAAGCAGTAGGCCTGAACTTCGCCGATACCTACTTCCGCAACGGTCTGTACCCGGTCCCGCTGCCTGCGGGGATGGGCGTCGAGGCTGCGGGCGTGGTTGAGGCCGTCGGCCCGGCTGTGACGAACGTGGCGGTAGGCGATCGCGTGACCTACACCGGCTTTGTCAACACGCTCGGCGCCTACAGCACCGAACGCCTGATTCCGGCGGCCCCGCTCATCAAGCTGCCCGATGCGATCTCCTGCGAAACGGCTGCCGGGATGACAATGCGCGGCCTGACCGCGTCGTATCTGATGCGCCGCATTCACGACTTCAAGGCAGGAGACACCATCTTGCTGCATGCGGCTGCCGGCGGTGTCGGTCTGATCGTATCGCAATGGGCGAAGCTCCTGGGTCTCACCGTGATAGGTACGGTTTCTACGGAAGCCAAGGCCGAGGTGGCGCGCGCGCATGGCTGCGACCACATCGTCTACTACAACCGGGAAAACGTCGCGAAGCGCGTGCGCGAACTGACGGATGGCGTTGGCGCGGACGTGGTGTTCGACAGCGTCGGCAAAGATACCTTCGAGGCCTCGCTCGATTCGCTCAAGCGTCGCGGCCTGATGGTCTGCGTCGGCACCGCGTCCGGCCCGATTCCGCCTGTCAATCCGCAGATTCTGGCGATCAAGGGCTCGCTCTATCTGACCCGCCCGGCGCTTGCAGACTACATCGCCGACCCCGCCGAGAAGCTCGAACTCGCCGGCGAAATCTTCGGGCACGTCGCCGCGGGCCGCATCAAGATCGAACTCAACCAGCGTTACGCGCTCGCGGATGCGGCGCAAGCCCACCGGGACCTGGAATCGCGCAAGACGACGGGCTCGTCGGTCTTCGTCATCTAA
- the ppk2 gene encoding polyphosphate kinase 2, translating into MAKTQTKKAPSAEGKPLSYKEYRQALFHLHVELVKLQEWVVKTGSKICIVFEGRDGAGKGGTIKAMTERVSPRIFRVVALSAPSEREKSQMYLQRYVPYLPAAGEVVIFDRSWYNRAGVERVMGFCTEEDVESFFKAVPLVERAIVESGVILLKYWLEVSPEEQTRRLEARIHDGRKVWKLTDMDLKSYSRWHDYSRARDAMFEASDTEIAPWYVANSNDKRRVRLNIIIDILGRIPYEAVARKKVTLPKRQKPNGYKEPDYPFKYIAERF; encoded by the coding sequence ATGGCAAAGACCCAGACGAAGAAGGCCCCTTCGGCGGAAGGCAAACCCCTCTCGTACAAAGAATACCGGCAGGCCTTGTTCCACCTCCATGTCGAACTGGTGAAGCTCCAGGAATGGGTGGTGAAAACAGGAAGCAAGATCTGCATTGTCTTCGAAGGACGCGATGGCGCGGGGAAAGGCGGCACTATCAAGGCAATGACCGAGCGTGTGAGTCCGCGCATATTCCGCGTGGTCGCGTTGTCTGCACCGAGCGAACGCGAGAAAAGTCAGATGTACTTGCAACGCTACGTGCCGTACTTGCCGGCCGCGGGGGAGGTTGTCATCTTCGATCGGAGCTGGTACAACCGCGCGGGAGTCGAACGGGTGATGGGCTTCTGCACCGAAGAGGACGTCGAGAGCTTCTTCAAGGCGGTGCCGCTTGTCGAACGGGCGATCGTCGAGTCGGGGGTGATCCTGCTCAAATACTGGCTGGAAGTCAGCCCCGAGGAACAAACCCGTCGCCTTGAAGCACGCATCCATGATGGACGCAAGGTTTGGAAGCTGACGGATATGGACCTGAAATCTTATAGTCGATGGCATGACTACTCGCGAGCACGCGATGCGATGTTCGAGGCGTCGGACACAGAGATCGCTCCGTGGTATGTCGCGAATTCGAACGATAAGCGGCGTGTGCGACTTAATATCATCATCGACATTCTTGGCAGGATTCCTTATGAAGCAGTCGCGCGTAAGAAAGTTACGCTGCCGAAGCGGCAAAAACCCAATGGCTATAAGGAACCGGACTATCCGTTCAAGTACATAGCCGAGCGCTTCTGA
- the msrB gene encoding peptide-methionine (R)-S-oxide reductase MsrB, with product MWRAARAAQPAQATNGSAAAAFEITHSDAEWRKLLTDAQYRVLREAGTERPFSSPLNDEHRTGTFACAGCKLPLFSSKTKFDSGTGWPSFWQPLDHAVITHTDKSFGMTRDEVLCRRCGGHLGHVFDDGPKPTGLRYCMNGLAMTFTPASGA from the coding sequence ATGTGGCGCGCGGCACGCGCGGCGCAACCGGCGCAAGCGACCAACGGCAGCGCCGCAGCCGCCTTCGAAATCACGCACAGCGACGCCGAGTGGCGCAAATTGCTGACCGACGCGCAATATCGCGTGCTGCGCGAGGCGGGCACCGAACGCCCCTTCAGCAGCCCGTTGAATGACGAGCACCGCACGGGCACGTTTGCGTGCGCCGGGTGCAAACTGCCGCTTTTCTCGTCGAAGACCAAGTTCGACAGCGGCACCGGCTGGCCGAGTTTCTGGCAGCCGCTCGACCACGCGGTCATCACGCATACCGACAAGTCGTTCGGCATGACGCGCGATGAAGTGCTATGCCGGCGCTGCGGCGGCCATCTCGGCCACGTGTTCGACGACGGCCCCAAGCCGACCGGCCTGCGCTATTGCATGAACGGTCTGGCGATGACATTTACGCCGGCATCGGGCGCGTGA